A window of the Thiomicrospira microaerophila genome harbors these coding sequences:
- a CDS encoding HesA/MoeB/ThiF family protein, with product MIKELNDDQLNRYSRQILLPEIDYAGQLKLAQSHALIIGLGGLGSPAALYLAAAGIGKLTLVDFDQVDESNLQRQVIHTEQRLGQNKAQSAAQTLAQINAACQIQVIERQLDSAEINQLLPQIDVVLDCSDNFATRFALNQACFKAKKPLVSGAAIRWEGQLTTYDFRQDDSPCYECLYKPGTANDQSCSRNGVISPLVGMIGSMQAMEAIKALVGLPTLVGKLLLVDGLTMQFRQFNLKRDPYCEHGQSQK from the coding sequence ATGATCAAAGAACTCAATGACGACCAACTCAATCGCTATTCCAGACAAATTCTGCTACCGGAAATCGATTATGCCGGTCAGCTAAAACTTGCCCAATCCCATGCGTTAATTATCGGTTTAGGTGGTCTAGGTTCGCCCGCTGCGCTCTATCTTGCTGCGGCAGGTATTGGCAAATTAACTCTAGTGGATTTTGATCAAGTCGATGAATCAAACCTACAACGCCAAGTGATTCATACCGAACAGCGTCTAGGTCAAAACAAAGCGCAATCAGCCGCGCAAACACTGGCGCAAATCAATGCCGCCTGCCAAATCCAAGTCATTGAACGTCAGCTTGATAGCGCTGAAATTAACCAATTATTGCCGCAGATTGATGTAGTACTAGACTGCTCGGATAATTTTGCCACCCGCTTTGCACTCAACCAGGCCTGCTTTAAAGCTAAAAAACCCCTTGTTTCCGGGGCAGCAATTCGCTGGGAAGGTCAACTCACCACCTATGATTTCCGCCAGGATGATTCACCCTGTTATGAGTGCTTATACAAACCCGGAACAGCCAACGACCAAAGCTGTAGCCGCAATGGTGTTATCTCGCCTTTAGTTGGCATGATAGGTTCTATGCAAGCGATGGAAGCGATCAAAGCCTTGGTCGGCTTACCCACATTGGTTGGAAAGTTGCTTTTAGTTGATGGATTAACCATGCAATTTCGTCAATTTAATTTAAAGAGAGACCCTTATTGTGAACACGGCCAAAGTCAAAAATAA
- the hemN gene encoding oxygen-independent coproporphyrinogen III oxidase codes for MEQGIQFDADLIKRYNQSGPRYTSYPTAVQFDESFGLADYQAAAMRSNASARGLSLYFHIPFCDTICFYCACNKEWTRDRKKTTPYLERLYKEIELQAKLFDPNRKVEQLHWGGGTPTFINHDEMRQLMAKTREHFNLYDDDQGEYSIEIDPREATAETIKLLRELGFNRMSLGVQDFDPKVQKAVNRIQSEEETFTVLNAARAEGFLSVNVDLIYGLPFQTQTSFLQTLDKLLEVEPDRFSIFNYAHMPAMFPTQKKMREEDMPSPDQKLAILQATTERLLEAGYVYIGMDHFAKPDDELAVAQRNETLYRNFQGYSTHADCDLVGMGATSIGLIDNTYSQNYKSLDEYYAAIDAGHLAIFRGVQLTEDDELRRNVITRLISHFHLNFETVNQQWGIRFNEYFAKELKMLGVFAHDGLLSINDKDIYITAKGRLLIRNICMMFDAYLTAGSNQRFSKVI; via the coding sequence ATGGAACAGGGTATTCAGTTTGATGCCGATTTAATTAAGCGCTATAACCAGAGCGGCCCACGCTACACCTCTTATCCAACAGCGGTTCAGTTTGATGAATCATTTGGCCTAGCAGACTATCAAGCGGCTGCGATGCGCAGTAATGCATCAGCACGTGGTTTATCCCTGTATTTCCACATTCCATTTTGTGACACTATTTGTTTCTATTGCGCCTGTAACAAAGAGTGGACAAGGGATCGTAAAAAGACCACACCTTATCTTGAACGTTTGTATAAAGAAATTGAATTGCAAGCCAAGTTGTTTGATCCCAATCGCAAGGTAGAACAGCTCCATTGGGGCGGTGGTACGCCTACGTTTATTAATCACGATGAAATGCGCCAATTAATGGCTAAAACACGCGAACACTTTAATCTGTATGATGATGACCAGGGCGAATATTCCATTGAAATTGATCCGCGTGAAGCCACGGCAGAAACGATTAAACTACTCCGTGAATTGGGTTTTAATCGTATGAGTTTAGGCGTGCAGGATTTTGATCCGAAAGTGCAAAAAGCGGTTAATCGCATTCAGTCAGAAGAAGAAACCTTTACGGTACTCAATGCCGCACGTGCTGAAGGTTTTTTATCGGTGAATGTTGACTTGATTTATGGCTTGCCTTTTCAAACCCAAACGAGTTTTTTACAAACTTTAGATAAGTTGCTGGAAGTTGAACCGGATCGTTTTTCAATTTTTAACTATGCTCATATGCCGGCGATGTTTCCCACGCAGAAAAAAATGCGTGAAGAAGATATGCCAAGCCCGGATCAAAAGTTAGCCATTTTACAGGCAACAACCGAAAGACTTCTTGAAGCAGGCTATGTCTATATTGGAATGGATCACTTTGCTAAACCGGATGATGAACTCGCGGTGGCACAGCGTAATGAAACTCTTTATCGAAACTTTCAAGGTTACTCGACTCATGCCGATTGCGACCTGGTGGGTATGGGCGCGACATCAATTGGTTTAATCGACAATACCTATTCGCAGAATTATAAAAGCCTTGATGAGTATTATGCGGCGATAGATGCCGGTCATTTAGCGATATTTCGTGGCGTTCAGTTAACCGAAGATGATGAATTACGACGTAATGTTATTACTCGGTTAATTAGTCATTTCCATTTAAATTTTGAAACGGTAAATCAGCAATGGGGTATTCGGTTTAACGAATACTTTGCAAAAGAGCTAAAAATGCTCGGTGTCTTTGCTCACGATGGGTTATTGTCGATCAATGACAAGGATATTTATATCACCGCAAAAGGTCGGTTATTGATTCGTAATATATGCATGATGTTTGATGCGTACTTAACAGCCGGAAGCAATCAGCGTTTTTCTAAGGTTATTTAA
- the prmC gene encoding peptide chain release factor N(5)-glutamine methyltransferase, protein MTNQAWLISTAIQQAVQQLTNSANDCNPKLEAEILLCHSLRVNRAYLLTWPEKALTETQVAEFFALVERRQAGEPIAYLLGYKEFWGLALQVSPATLIPRADTETLIEIALQKLAQYPKPQILDMGTGSGAIALALASERPDAKITAIDASPAALAVAQANGLAHQLKINWLLSDWFSQLEGQKFDCIVSNPPYIEQQDLHLTQGDLRFEPDSALSSGSDGLDDLRLIICQAPSYLNQQAWLFVEHGYNQADAVKQLFRQAGFQSITCQVDLAGHPRVSYGQTP, encoded by the coding sequence ATGACTAACCAGGCCTGGTTAATTAGCACCGCTATCCAACAAGCGGTGCAGCAACTTACCAACAGTGCTAACGATTGCAACCCTAAACTCGAAGCCGAAATCCTGCTCTGCCATAGCCTCAGGGTCAATCGTGCCTATCTATTAACTTGGCCGGAAAAAGCTTTAACCGAAACGCAGGTGGCAGAATTTTTTGCGCTCGTTGAACGCCGACAAGCCGGTGAACCGATTGCTTACCTGCTAGGTTACAAAGAGTTTTGGGGGCTAGCATTGCAGGTGTCACCCGCCACACTGATACCCCGCGCCGATACCGAAACCTTGATTGAAATCGCTTTACAAAAATTAGCACAATACCCCAAGCCGCAAATTTTAGACATGGGTACCGGCTCAGGCGCCATTGCATTGGCATTGGCTTCAGAACGACCGGATGCCAAAATCACAGCGATTGATGCCTCCCCCGCTGCACTCGCTGTCGCGCAAGCCAATGGTTTAGCGCATCAACTAAAAATTAACTGGCTACTCAGCGATTGGTTTAGCCAGCTTGAAGGTCAAAAGTTTGATTGTATTGTGTCGAACCCGCCTTATATTGAACAACAAGACCTGCATTTAACCCAAGGCGATTTACGCTTTGAACCCGACAGCGCACTCAGCTCAGGATCGGATGGCTTGGATGATTTACGCCTGATTATTTGCCAAGCACCCAGCTATTTAAACCAGCAGGCCTGGTTGTTCGTTGAGCACGGTTACAATCAGGCCGATGCGGTTAAACAGCTCTTTAGGCAAGCCGGTTTTCAATCGATCACCTGCCAAGTTGATTTAGCAGGTCATCCCCGTGTAAGCTATGGTCAAACACCTTAA
- a CDS encoding EAL domain-containing protein, with translation MRLQTVLYKNGVGRKLGAFLLLFLSIFPVYSEQEGLTLGILSFRPEDQMLQQWQPLVDHLQLHAQVPIRLQVFGFEALEQAVAENRLDLIITNSAHYVRIRARNPLTGPLATLIRQEKAFQLVYFGGVILMRADDPEPSSLADLSNLRMGAVSKGSFGGYQMQVKALYDAGLPIPSDRQLLTTGMPHDAVIEALLRGDVDVGFVRTGVFEDMLAEGRLKPGLLKPVLVQSYPDFPYVVSTPLYPEWPVVMMPHVSEELSRRIMIGLFSLEPNSEAAKMAGIHGFTRPADYQSVEQLLRALRISPFDAAPDFTLIDMWQRHGGWLLSFTALLTLFLIGIGLHIRAIRKNEASLKLAASVFSHAREGIVITDIEGKIIQVNDAFTRITGFSREEALGKNPKILSSGKQPKEFYQAMWQSLESKGHWYGELWNRRKTGEIYVQMTTISAVNDMAGKVTHYVALQSDITNLKEHEKRLEHIAHYDVLTNLPNRVLLADRLQQAMTMAERKNEHLAVLFLDLDGFKAVNDQFGHEVGDQLLVELARRMKSQLRKSDTLSRIGGDEFVILLNGLETVQCSHSLLHGLLHSVAQPIHIQDHQLVISGSIGVTFYPSDQSEAEQLIRHADLAMYQAKQQGKNRYHFFDIELDQKHKDHVASQQRIKQALAEREFVLYYQPKVWMQSGVVLGVEALIRWQHPERGLLPPVEFLPVIEGQALSAELDYWVLSDALRQLNEWCQQGYEFVVSVNIGARLLQQMDFVDKLIALAADYPSVPARLLQFEVLETSAIEDVGHVGSVIRRCQELGYSFALDDFGTGYSSLTYLRHLPAEMVKIDQSFVRDMLQDTEDLAIVNGVIGLSGAFHRQVLAEGVETIEHGEMLLLMGCQLAQGYGIARPMPAKDFIIWQKAWQPDPIWQNWADKRAKPVDLTLLFAEVEHRAWVDNLTHYLHGDMQRPPQLDAHLCHFGRWYDRQGQRDYGQQPEFQMIDKIHREVHHKAHELLMLDGHGEKQQAINRLHELYDLRDQMILALRSLLND, from the coding sequence ATGAGATTGCAAACCGTGCTTTATAAAAATGGGGTCGGTCGAAAGCTAGGCGCTTTTTTGCTTTTGTTTTTGTCTATTTTCCCGGTTTATAGCGAGCAAGAGGGCTTAACACTAGGTATCTTGTCCTTTCGTCCTGAAGATCAAATGCTTCAGCAATGGCAACCTTTGGTTGATCATTTGCAATTGCATGCTCAGGTGCCTATCAGGCTTCAGGTTTTTGGCTTTGAAGCTTTAGAGCAAGCGGTGGCTGAAAATCGACTTGATCTGATTATTACCAATTCTGCTCATTATGTCCGTATTCGCGCCCGAAATCCGTTAACCGGTCCGCTTGCCACGCTTATTCGCCAAGAAAAGGCGTTTCAGCTTGTTTATTTTGGCGGCGTGATTTTAATGCGCGCTGATGATCCAGAGCCCTCTAGTCTTGCAGACTTGTCAAATTTAAGAATGGGTGCGGTGAGTAAAGGCTCGTTTGGCGGTTACCAAATGCAGGTTAAAGCCTTGTACGATGCGGGTTTGCCTATTCCCTCGGATCGTCAGTTATTGACCACCGGTATGCCTCATGATGCGGTAATTGAAGCTTTGCTTCGTGGTGATGTGGATGTTGGTTTTGTTCGTACTGGCGTATTTGAAGATATGCTTGCTGAGGGTCGTTTAAAACCAGGCCTGCTTAAACCGGTATTGGTTCAATCTTATCCGGATTTTCCCTATGTGGTTTCAACACCGCTTTATCCTGAGTGGCCGGTTGTAATGATGCCGCACGTGTCTGAAGAATTGAGCCGTCGGATTATGATTGGTCTATTTTCTTTAGAGCCGAATAGTGAAGCCGCAAAAATGGCCGGTATTCATGGGTTTACGCGGCCAGCGGATTATCAATCGGTCGAGCAGCTATTGAGAGCCTTGCGTATTTCACCGTTTGATGCGGCACCAGATTTTACCCTAATAGATATGTGGCAACGTCATGGTGGCTGGTTACTCAGTTTTACCGCTTTATTGACGTTGTTTTTAATCGGTATTGGTTTGCATATTCGCGCTATTAGAAAAAATGAGGCTAGTTTAAAACTGGCCGCCAGTGTATTTAGCCATGCTCGTGAGGGCATAGTGATTACAGATATTGAAGGCAAAATTATACAGGTTAATGATGCATTTACTCGAATAACTGGCTTTAGTCGCGAAGAGGCACTGGGAAAAAACCCAAAAATACTGAGCTCTGGTAAGCAGCCTAAAGAGTTTTATCAGGCGATGTGGCAATCTTTGGAGTCAAAAGGTCATTGGTATGGTGAGTTGTGGAACCGACGTAAAACAGGTGAGATTTATGTGCAAATGACGACCATTAGCGCGGTGAATGATATGGCTGGAAAAGTCACCCATTACGTTGCGCTGCAATCCGATATCACCAATCTTAAAGAACATGAAAAACGCCTTGAACATATTGCTCATTATGATGTATTAACCAATCTGCCTAATCGGGTGTTATTGGCGGATAGGCTTCAGCAGGCCATGACGATGGCGGAGCGAAAAAACGAACATTTAGCGGTGCTTTTTTTGGACTTGGATGGTTTTAAGGCCGTTAATGACCAGTTTGGCCATGAAGTCGGTGATCAACTGTTAGTTGAACTGGCACGTCGTATGAAATCTCAATTGCGCAAATCAGATACCCTGTCGCGTATTGGTGGCGATGAGTTTGTCATTTTATTGAATGGTTTGGAAACGGTTCAGTGTTCTCACAGTTTATTACATGGCTTATTGCACTCGGTTGCACAGCCAATTCATATTCAAGATCATCAGCTAGTGATATCTGGCAGCATTGGGGTTACTTTTTACCCATCAGATCAATCTGAAGCCGAACAATTAATTCGTCACGCTGACTTGGCGATGTATCAAGCCAAACAACAGGGTAAAAATCGCTATCACTTTTTTGATATTGAGTTGGATCAAAAGCATAAAGATCATGTTGCCTCCCAGCAGAGAATCAAACAAGCTTTGGCAGAGCGTGAGTTTGTCCTCTATTATCAGCCTAAAGTTTGGATGCAATCTGGCGTAGTTTTAGGAGTCGAGGCTTTAATTCGTTGGCAACATCCTGAACGCGGTCTGTTACCCCCAGTTGAGTTTTTACCTGTGATTGAGGGTCAAGCTTTAAGTGCGGAACTCGATTATTGGGTGTTGTCGGATGCGTTAAGGCAGCTGAATGAATGGTGTCAACAGGGTTATGAATTTGTTGTCAGTGTCAATATCGGTGCTCGCCTTTTACAGCAAATGGACTTTGTTGATAAATTAATCGCACTGGCAGCTGATTACCCAAGTGTTCCTGCTCGCTTATTGCAGTTCGAGGTATTGGAAACCAGTGCGATTGAAGATGTTGGCCATGTCGGTAGTGTTATTCGTCGTTGTCAAGAGTTGGGCTATAGCTTTGCTTTGGACGATTTTGGTACCGGTTATTCATCGCTGACCTATTTACGTCATCTGCCGGCTGAAATGGTGAAGATTGATCAGAGTTTTGTGCGGGATATGCTGCAGGATACTGAAGATCTGGCTATTGTAAATGGTGTGATCGGTCTGTCGGGTGCGTTTCATCGACAAGTGTTAGCCGAAGGGGTTGAAACCATTGAGCATGGTGAAATGTTACTGTTAATGGGTTGCCAACTCGCTCAAGGCTATGGTATTGCAAGGCCAATGCCTGCAAAAGATTTTATAATCTGGCAGAAGGCTTGGCAGCCGGATCCCATTTGGCAGAATTGGGCCGATAAGAGAGCTAAACCAGTGGATTTGACTCTGTTATTCGCTGAGGTTGAGCATCGTGCCTGGGTCGATAACTTAACACATTATTTACATGGTGACATGCAGCGGCCTCCTCAGCTTGATGCGCATTTATGTCATTTTGGTCGTTGGTATGATCGCCAAGGTCAGCGTGATTATGGACAACAGCCTGAATTTCAAATGATTGATAAAATACATCGGGAAGTTCATCATAAGGCTCATGAATTGCTGATGTTGGATGGTCACGGAGAAAAACAACAAGCCATAAATAGGCTTCATGAACTTTATGATCTGCGTGATCAAATGATCCTTGCATTGCGTTCCTTGTTAAATGACTAG